One Erpetoichthys calabaricus chromosome 9, fErpCal1.3, whole genome shotgun sequence genomic region harbors:
- the stom gene encoding erythrocyte band 7 integral membrane protein gives MEEGQKQEMKPLRTQTADEEEVSEGIGCCGWILVFFSFLFTLLTLPLSIWMCIKIVKEYERVVIFRLGRMVPGGAKGPGLYCILPCTTSFIRVDIRTISFDIPPQEVLTKDSVTVSVDGVVYYHVQNATLAVANITNADAATRLLAQTTLRNVLGTKNLAEILSDREEIAHNMQSTLDDATDAWGIKVERVEIKDVKLPLQLQRAMAAEAEATREARAKVIAAEGEMNASRALKEASMVIAESPSALQLRYLQTLNTIAAEKNSTIIFPLPIDLLQAFTGSRK, from the exons ATGGAAGAAGGACAGAAGCAAGAGATGAAGCCTCTGCGGACGCAGACTGCAGACGAAG AGGAAGTCAGTGAAGGTATTGGATGTTGTGGCTGGATTCTGGTTTTCTTCTCATTCCTATTTACACTTCTCACGCTTCCACTCTCCATTTGGATGTGTATCAAG ATCGTGAAGGAGTATGAACGTGTCGTTATTTTTCGCTTAGGACGCATGGTGCCAGGCGGTGCAAAAGGACCAG GCCTCTACTGTATCCTGCCATGCACTACCAGTTTCATTAGGGTGGACATACGTACCATAAGCTTTGATATTCCCCCACAAGAG GTGCTTACAAAAGACTCCGTCACTGTCAGTGTGGATGGTGTAGTTTATTACCATGTACAGAATGCCACCTTGGCTGTAGCCAACATCACTAATGCAGATGCAGCAACACGATTATTGGCACAGACTACCCTACGGAATGTGCTGGGAACAAAGAACCTGGCGGAGATCCTGTCTGATCGCGAGGAGATTGCACATAACATGCAG AGCACTTTGGATGATGCAACAGATGCCTGGGGCATTAAAGTGGAAAGAGTGGAAATAAAAGATGTCAAACTGCCTTTGCAACTACAGAGGGCCATGGCAGCAGAAGCAGAGGCCACTCGTGAGGCCCGGGCAAAG GTGATTGCAGCAGAAGGAGAGATGAATGCATCAAGAGCTCTAAAAGAGGCCTCCATGGTCATTGCCGAATCGCCATCCGCACTACAACTGCGTTACCTGCAGACACTCAACACCATTGCAGCAGAGAAGAATTCTACCATCATCTTCCCTCTGCCTATTGACCTGCTGCAAGCCTTCACGGGATCCAGGAAGTGA